The nucleotide sequence GTTTCTGGTTTCGACGCTCATAGCGCGCGATCCAGAAAATGCCCGGCGCGGGCGGCGGGCGCGGGCTGCGGCGGTGCGCCGTCGCGGATCACGATATCGCCGGGCTGCAATTCGGCCCGGCTCAGCGCCTGGCTGAGGTCGGATGCACCGGCGCGCAGTTGCTCCGCCGTCGCCGGCCGTTCCGCCCAGATCCGCACCGAGGTCTTGTCGCCGCTAAGCGAGATCAGCGCGTGAACCGGACCGGCCGGCTCGACGTCGAGCGAAAATCGCGCGCGCCACACCCGCTTGGCCGACTCCACTTCCTGTTCGCCGCCATCGCGGGAAATCTCGAACTGCGCCATCGCCGTGCCTTGCGGCGTGGCGAAGGGAATCTCGAAATTCCAGCGCGGCACATTCATGTCGGCCTTCGACGTCGAAGTGTCGACGCGGTCCGGCAAGGATGCCACCTGCAGCAGGGTTTGCCGGGCGATGGCAGCATCGGTCTCGTCGAGCAGATGATGCGCGGTGGCTTCGAGCGGCGCATGTGGCGCAATCGTCGGCGATGCGATCGGCTGGGCGGCCGGAAGCGCGCCGCGGATCGGCGGCGGCGGCGTGTTGGTGTGGAAGGTCATGTCCGTACCACGAACGTCTTTCGGCGTGGCGGCCATCCGCACCGGGTTGCCGAGCTCTTGCAGCGCTTCCTGCAGCAGGTTCAAGGTCGCACCGGCCGAAGGGCCGGCGTCGAGCACCACCGCCAGCGGATTGCGGGCGACCTGACCTGCCAGCGCAAAATTCCCGGCGGCGGGCAACCGCGCCTGCGGCAGCAGGATTTCCTGAACATCGAGATTGGGAGACAAAGACGGCGCGAGGGTCGCGGCGGTGGCCTGCGGCGACGCGGCTTGTTGCGCCCCGGCCGGCGTCGCGGCTGTTGCGTTGCTGCCAAGCGCCGATTGCAGCGTCTGGCGAAGCACGATCAGCGCGGCCTTGAGGTCGGGAACGGCGCTCGGCGGGAGCGAGCCTGCCGCCAGCGACGCCTCAAGGAAAATTCCGGACTTCTGGAACGCGGTCTTGATATCGCCGCCGTCGAGGTTGTGGTCGAGGCTGGTCTGCTGCGCCAGCACCTGCGCGATCGCTGCCTGCAATTTCGGCGGCAGATTGCTGGAGGAAACCGCCGCGCCGAGATTGGCAAACAACGGCGCCAGGCTGTCCTGTTCGGTCACCGCGGCTTGCGCGGCCGCGGAGACGGCTGTGCGCTCCAGCGGCGTCAGCACGTTCTTCGATGACACGACGGCCGACCGACTAGCTGCGGCATCGGCCAGCGCATCGGGCGACAAGGTGACGGCGTCGGCTGATGACCCCGCGGCATCGCCACCCTGCCCGACCACGGCGAGGCGGATGCCGTCCTTGGTCTGCATGACTGCAAGCTGCAGGTTCTGGCCCTGCTGCAACGGAATTTCCGAGGCCACATCGATCGAGAAGCTGGCGATGGCAATCCGCACCAGATCGGCGGACAGCACTTTCAGGACCTGGGCGTTGACCACGCTCCCCGGCTGCAGCACGAGTTCGGGCGCGATGCCGCCAACCTCTTGGGCGGCAAGCACCGGCAGAACGGGATTGATCGATATCGCCATGTCATGAGGTCTCGGCCAGGCTACGAAGGCTAACCCTCTGTCGTAAACCTCTCGTTAACCTGAGGGCGGCGCTCAGGCCGTCATGGCCTCCAGAATGGTCACCGCGGCGCGGAAATCGATGAACCTGGCCGCGCGGCGGGTCGCGACCTCCTCGTCGACGCCCCATTTCTCGACGTTCCAGTCATCATCCACGTGGGCGGCCGCCCATACCTCGTCGGAATCGAGGGCCCCGCGCAGCAGCGCCAGCGCCAGCAGCGCGGAGCCTGTTAACGTCGTCACCACATGGAGGGCGGCCACTGACCATGGATCGGTAGGAAAGACGCGGCGTGCCGCCTTGATCGCTTGCTCCGGCTGAGCGACATGCACGATCCCCTCGGACAGGATGAAATGGGCTCCCAGTTCGTTCGCGGCCCAGGACAGCACCGGGTCCCAGTGCGCGGCTTCGCGCGCGACCAGCGCCTCGGGATGGCCGGCGCGATAGAACAGCAAATCCGTGCCGAGGTATTTTGCGATATCGTCGGCCACGGCATCGACGCGATCAGTGACCTCGGCAACGCTGTTGGCAAAGCGCGTCAGCGGCATGGTCAGGGGATCGATGGTCTCGCCTTGCGCATTCCATTCGGCGGCGATCGCTTCCGCGATGGCGCTGGCCGGCGCGACAACCTGGCGGCCGGAAGGCGTGCGGATCGGCTTGCCGTCCAGCGTGACGGCAAACCCGCCATCCTTCGCCGCAATGCCCGCGTCCTTGTAGAACCGCTTGCGCCGGGGAACGCGCGTGGCACGCCGCACCGCCTCCTCCGGATCGAGCGGAGAATGTCCGGCGACTTCATCGAATAGTTCACGCATGCGGCGGCCAGTGGTCGGTGATAATCCAGCCCTGACAATACGATATCGGGGGATGCAAATAAAGCCGATGAGGAGGTTGCGGCGACCGGTTGCAATACCGGTTCTGTTGGCGCGCCGCGCAGTCTGATCGGTTCACGCCTGGTTCCGCTCGTCGCCCTCGTACGCAACGCAAGGCCTGTTCACTATTGCGCCGATTGCGCTGACTGCGATGTGACGAGCGATCGGATTCGGTCCGCATCCGAGCCCGTGACCGGATTGTAGACGATCATGCCAAGGTCGGGTCGACCATCGACGGCAAACGCCGAATATTCCAACGCGATCAGGCCAAGGATCGGATGCCGGAGACGCTTCACCCCCTCGCCGTGAACGTGAACGTCATTGTCACGCCATAGCGCTTCGAACTCGGGGCTGAGCCTGCAAAGCTCGTCCACGAGTTGGCCGACTTCGGAAACGGCGCCGGCGCGCGCCGCATCCGCCCTGAACGCGCCGACCACGAAACGCGCCACGCTTTCCCAATCATATTGCGCGGCCCGGACGCGGGGATTGCCGAAGATGAGGCGAAGGATGTTGCGCTGGTTGGAAGGGAGCGCGCCATAGTCGGTCAGCACCGCAGCCGCGGCACGATTCCATGCGACGACGTCCCAGGTGGCGGTCTTGATCAGGGCGGGACTGACCTCGAGCGCATCGAGCAGCCGTTGCAACCGAGGTGTGACTCCCTCGACCGCCGCGTAACGGACCGCGGGTAGACGCCCGAGCCCGAGCAGGAAGAGATGTTCGCGCTCGATGTCGGTGAGCATCAGCGCACCGGCGATCCGGTTCAGCACGTCCGCCGAGGGAGCGCCACCCCGCCCTTGCTCCAGCCACGTGTACCAGGTCGGGCTGATATTGGCGCGCTGAGCGACTTCCTCCCGGCGTAACCCCGGCGTCCGTCTGCGCCCGGCCGAAAAACCAAAGGCGGTCGGATCAAGCCGCGTGCGGCGGCCCTTCAGATAGCTTCCAAGCAGATTGCTGGTTTCGACGGGCACGCTGATCCTGTTGGTCATTATACCACGATAACATCACTACTTTAACATGATGAGCGCTTGGCCGATATCAGTCTCCAAACACCATTGGAGACTTTTTCCCATGCGCATATTCGTCACCGGCGCGACCGGCTTTGTCGGCTCCGCCATCGTCCGCGAGTTGATCAATTCGGGCCATCAGGTACTGGGGCTGGCCCGCTCCGACACCGGCGCCGAGGCGCTCTCGGCGATGGGCGCCGACGTCCATCGCGGCTCGCTCGCGGATCTGGAAAGCCTCCGCGACGGTGCGCGCAAGGCAGACGCCGTCATCCACACGGCCTTCAACCACGACTTCTCCAGGTTCGCCGAGAATTGCGCGGAAGACCGGCGCGCGATCGAGGCGATGGGCGCCGTGCTGGAGGGATCCGGGCGGCCGATGCTCGTGACTTCAGGGCTTGCGTCGCTGGCGCCGGGCCGGATCGCGACCGAGGCCGACGGGCCCTCTCCCGATTTCCCGCGCGCCTCCGAGGCGGCGGCCGCTGCCGTGGCAGAACGCGGCGTGCGCGTGTCCGCGGTGCGTCTGGCGCCATCGACCCATGGCGCCGGCGATCACGGTTTCGTCCCGCATCTGATCAGCCTCGCACGCGAGAAAGGCGTCGCAGCTTACATCGGCGATGGACAGAACCGCTGACCCGGCGTGCATCGGCTCGATGCCGCGCGCCTCTACCGGCTTGCGCTCGAACAGGGCGTCGAGAGCGGCCCCTATCACGCGGTCGCCGACGAGGGCGTGCCGTTCAAGGAAATCGCCGAGGTGATCGGGCGCCGGCTTGGCGTGCCGGTCGTCTCCAAAACCCCTGATGAGGCGACCGGGCATTTCGGCTGGTTCGCCCGGTTCGCGGGCATGGACATCCCGAGTTCGAGCGAGCGGACCAGGTCGGCGCTGGGATGGAAGCCGGAGCAGCCGGGGCTGATCGCCGATATCGATCAGCCGGGATATTTCGACGCCTAAGCACGTCCAAGTATCTTGAGCGCCGAACCACGAGCGTGTATCGGCGCGAGCAACATGCCGCGTCGGCAGCATTGCAGCGCGCCGGCCGGTGAAGTCCTACCCAGGTGATATCTTGAACTCCCAACCTTCGACGAAACACGTGGCGGCTTCCAGCTCGTTCGCGGCCATGAAGTCACGGCCCTATCGCGCGCAGTTCGTGGCCTACGTGCTGGCCATGATGGCCGACAATATCGAGCATGTGATCAGCTATTGGGTGGTCTTCCAGAAATTCCATTCACCCGCGCTGGCCGGCTTCGCGGTGCTGTCGCACTGGCTGCCATTTCTGCTGTTTTCCGTCGCCGTCGGCGGGCTGGCCGACCGGTTCGACCCGCGTCGCATCATCCAGTGCGGGATGCTGCTGTTTATCGTGGCCTCGAGCGGCTGGGGAATCTTCTTCATCACCGACACGCTTGAGATGTGGCACGCGATGCTGCTGCTGGTCATCCACGGCTGCGCCGGCGTGCTGTGGCAAACGCCGAACCAGTTGCTGCTCTACGACATCGTCGGTCCAGCCGATCTGCCAAGCGCGGTGCGGATGAACGCGATGGCGCGCTATCTCGGCATCCTGGTCGGTCCGGCCGTGGGCGGCGTCATCATGCTGGCGCTTGGCCCATCCCACGGTATCATTTTCAACACGCTGTTCTATCTGCCGATGCTGCTCTGGCTGTTCTGGGCGCCCACCAGAGCCAAGGACGCGGCACCCCGGCGCATCCCCGTCCGCGGCCTTGCCGACATCG is from Bradyrhizobium sp. AZCC 2176 and encodes:
- the fliK gene encoding flagellar hook-length control protein FliK gives rise to the protein MAISINPVLPVLAAQEVGGIAPELVLQPGSVVNAQVLKVLSADLVRIAIASFSIDVASEIPLQQGQNLQLAVMQTKDGIRLAVVGQGGDAAGSSADAVTLSPDALADAAASRSAVVSSKNVLTPLERTAVSAAAQAAVTEQDSLAPLFANLGAAVSSSNLPPKLQAAIAQVLAQQTSLDHNLDGGDIKTAFQKSGIFLEASLAAGSLPPSAVPDLKAALIVLRQTLQSALGSNATAATPAGAQQAASPQATAATLAPSLSPNLDVQEILLPQARLPAAGNFALAGQVARNPLAVVLDAGPSAGATLNLLQEALQELGNPVRMAATPKDVRGTDMTFHTNTPPPPIRGALPAAQPIASPTIAPHAPLEATAHHLLDETDAAIARQTLLQVASLPDRVDTSTSKADMNVPRWNFEIPFATPQGTAMAQFEISRDGGEQEVESAKRVWRARFSLDVEPAGPVHALISLSGDKTSVRIWAERPATAEQLRAGASDLSQALSRAELQPGDIVIRDGAPPQPAPAARAGHFLDRAL
- a CDS encoding helix-turn-helix transcriptional regulator translates to MTNRISVPVETSNLLGSYLKGRRTRLDPTAFGFSAGRRRTPGLRREEVAQRANISPTWYTWLEQGRGGAPSADVLNRIAGALMLTDIEREHLFLLGLGRLPAVRYAAVEGVTPRLQRLLDALEVSPALIKTATWDVVAWNRAAAAVLTDYGALPSNQRNILRLIFGNPRVRAAQYDWESVARFVVGAFRADAARAGAVSEVGQLVDELCRLSPEFEALWRDNDVHVHGEGVKRLRHPILGLIALEYSAFAVDGRPDLGMIVYNPVTGSDADRIRSLVTSQSAQSAQ
- a CDS encoding MFS transporter codes for the protein MAASSSFAAMKSRPYRAQFVAYVLAMMADNIEHVISYWVVFQKFHSPALAGFAVLSHWLPFLLFSVAVGGLADRFDPRRIIQCGMLLFIVASSGWGIFFITDTLEMWHAMLLLVIHGCAGVLWQTPNQLLLYDIVGPADLPSAVRMNAMARYLGILVGPAVGGVIMLALGPSHGIIFNTLFYLPMLLWLFWAPTRAKDAAPRRIPVRGLADIVQTIRDIGKQWVLTSMTLLAGLTSFMIGNAYHAQMPGFAGDLGHGDPGVSYSVLLAADAAGALLAGIALEAWGRLKPDPRTAIILAILWSLSLLAFASIGIYALAIALLFAAGFFELSFNTMAQALVQINAPADIRGRVVGLFNMAGLGMRTFSGITVGLLGAAVGIHWSLGLSAAVLLAFLLVLHRRAK
- a CDS encoding ATP12 family chaperone protein — protein: MRELFDEVAGHSPLDPEEAVRRATRVPRRKRFYKDAGIAAKDGGFAVTLDGKPIRTPSGRQVVAPASAIAEAIAAEWNAQGETIDPLTMPLTRFANSVAEVTDRVDAVADDIAKYLGTDLLFYRAGHPEALVAREAAHWDPVLSWAANELGAHFILSEGIVHVAQPEQAIKAARRVFPTDPWSVAALHVVTTLTGSALLALALLRGALDSDEVWAAAHVDDDWNVEKWGVDEEVATRRAARFIDFRAAVTILEAMTA